A window of Shewanella mesophila contains these coding sequences:
- a CDS encoding methyl-accepting chemotaxis protein codes for MRNNQPVTKSERALTDDCILLTTTDLNGKVKYANQGFTQASEYTFDELHQQPHNIVRHPDMPSAVYESMWSRLKLGKPWTGVIKNRTKSGDYYWVNAYVAPVFENGEIHEYQSVRKKATADQIRRASQIYQALNEGKQPKALKKPLLNFNGKLFTALISSVLLTALLSSYSTMMAAFVGAVVGSIFLHRVLKPFNELVNKATGLIDDPLATGIYSGRQDEIGKVSFTLEYLLTETGGVVGRMADSAESIESLSASLNDTISDTSERADSQSEQTHQAATAMEQMSASFAEVSQNIQQTAEETSLSHQSAEQGHKLLEKVIDAINQLNSEVGNFSVLVASIEQDSQEINQVLEVIRAIAEQTNLLALNAAIEAARAGESGRGFAVVADEVRQLSSRTSESTSHIETIVSKFRDSTVKATHTMQAGQRKAELSVALAQQVDDSFEELRQSINKMNVMSDENAAAMSQQTAVANDISQSIQLINELARQSLTQTQNAAERGQQVSRLSAKTHHLSQQFWKQSVKRN; via the coding sequence ATGCGCAATAATCAACCTGTGACAAAAAGCGAAAGGGCGTTGACTGACGATTGTATCCTACTCACAACAACGGATCTTAACGGCAAGGTTAAATATGCTAATCAGGGATTTACTCAAGCCTCTGAATACACTTTTGATGAGCTACACCAACAACCTCACAATATCGTTCGCCATCCTGATATGCCTTCTGCGGTATATGAATCAATGTGGTCGCGTCTTAAGCTGGGGAAACCATGGACAGGAGTGATAAAGAATCGTACTAAAAGTGGCGACTACTATTGGGTGAACGCCTATGTTGCACCTGTCTTTGAAAACGGTGAAATACACGAATATCAATCCGTTCGTAAAAAAGCAACGGCCGATCAAATTCGCCGGGCGTCGCAAATTTATCAAGCACTCAATGAGGGTAAACAACCTAAGGCGTTAAAAAAACCTTTGCTGAACTTTAACGGTAAGTTATTTACTGCCCTAATATCTTCAGTGTTACTTACCGCCTTGCTATCGAGCTATTCGACTATGATGGCTGCATTCGTTGGTGCAGTCGTAGGCAGTATATTCTTGCATCGAGTACTCAAGCCATTTAATGAATTAGTCAATAAAGCCACAGGACTGATTGACGATCCTTTGGCGACCGGTATCTATAGCGGTCGTCAAGATGAGATCGGTAAGGTAAGTTTTACCCTAGAATATTTGCTGACAGAGACGGGTGGTGTGGTTGGCCGTATGGCTGATTCTGCCGAGTCTATTGAGTCGTTAAGCGCAAGCTTAAACGACACTATTTCAGATACTAGCGAACGGGCTGACAGTCAGAGTGAACAAACCCATCAGGCTGCAACGGCGATGGAGCAGATGAGCGCAAGCTTTGCTGAAGTGAGCCAAAATATTCAGCAGACGGCGGAAGAGACGTCGCTTAGTCATCAGTCTGCAGAGCAGGGACATAAGCTGCTTGAGAAGGTGATAGATGCAATTAATCAGCTCAACTCTGAAGTGGGTAACTTTTCTGTGTTGGTTGCATCAATCGAGCAAGATAGCCAAGAGATCAATCAAGTACTTGAGGTGATTAGAGCGATTGCTGAGCAGACTAACTTACTTGCATTAAATGCAGCGATAGAAGCGGCTAGAGCTGGCGAGTCGGGCAGGGGCTTTGCTGTGGTTGCCGATGAGGTTAGGCAACTATCGAGTAGGACCAGTGAGTCGACATCTCATATCGAAACGATCGTGAGTAAGTTTAGAGATAGCACCGTTAAGGCGACCCATACTATGCAAGCGGGCCAGCGAAAGGCCGAGTTATCGGTTGCCTTAGCGCAGCAAGTTGACGATTCGTTTGAAGAGCTACGCCAGTCGATCAATAAGATGAATGTGATGAGCGATGAAAATGCCGCGGCCATGTCACAGCAGACTGCAGTTGCCAACGATATTAGTCAATCCATTCAGCTAATTAATGAGCTTGCTCGCCAAAGCCTGACTCAAACCCAGAATGCGGCAGAGCGTGGTCAGCAGGTTTCTCGATTATCAGCCAAGACTCACCATCTTTCGCAGCAATTTTGGAAGCAAAGCGTAAAGCGCAACTAA
- a CDS encoding dipeptidase, with the protein MITLRPLFLQRILVSSTLFCSALLTPFGVFYANAVSQPIDHYQLNSVSTMADTLANYAVAKYGEQTIVSLAKLVSFNTVAIDGLTPETNPEFINFKSELKHLSAQLGLDYADHGYVVLIGLGDNDRKLGVITHGDVQPADPKLWKKSPYELDMTSTPGLLIGRGTEDDKGPIVTAMYAMKAIKDKGVSLDRRIELMVYMAEESDWDPLKTFLTGFTPADINITIDAEYPVVTAEKGWSEIRLLVPNKTTDMDPKRPSLMTFSGGAFASQIPQQARASIANVDAKLLLQLKQRSELQQGMRYQFLTDGDRVTILADGKSAHSSTPEVGINAVTHLAQVLAGFSWPKNQASLTQSFIAQMIGLGIYAEQFGDIGYSDDFMGKMTLAPTVVKSTEQGTELVMNLRRPLGKSPELLERQTQAALKAWQQDHGVRLEHIETYWGEPKLMDNAPHLQTLLSVFGHFSGVKNPKPVAIGGSTNSKLFPNALSFGPAMPGVEYTGHSEQEFITREQFMLNLKMYTAAFVELAVKH; encoded by the coding sequence ATGATCACTCTTAGACCGCTATTCTTACAACGCATACTTGTTTCATCTACACTCTTTTGCTCGGCGTTGTTAACTCCATTTGGTGTGTTTTATGCCAATGCTGTTTCACAACCAATTGATCATTATCAACTTAATTCTGTTTCTACCATGGCTGATACTTTGGCCAATTACGCCGTGGCAAAATATGGTGAACAGACTATCGTGAGTCTAGCAAAACTGGTCAGCTTTAATACGGTTGCCATTGATGGCTTAACCCCTGAAACCAATCCTGAGTTTATAAATTTTAAATCGGAGCTTAAGCACCTAAGTGCCCAATTGGGGCTCGATTACGCCGATCATGGTTATGTCGTTTTGATCGGCCTTGGTGATAATGATCGAAAGTTAGGCGTGATCACCCACGGTGATGTTCAGCCTGCGGATCCCAAACTTTGGAAAAAGAGTCCCTATGAATTAGATATGACATCCACCCCTGGGTTACTCATAGGCCGAGGAACCGAAGATGACAAAGGTCCAATCGTCACCGCGATGTACGCAATGAAAGCGATTAAAGATAAAGGCGTGTCATTAGATAGACGTATAGAGTTGATGGTTTATATGGCGGAAGAGTCAGATTGGGATCCATTAAAAACATTTCTAACGGGTTTCACTCCAGCCGATATCAATATCACCATAGATGCAGAATATCCGGTTGTTACTGCGGAAAAGGGTTGGAGCGAGATCCGTTTATTAGTACCAAATAAAACCACAGACATGGATCCTAAAAGGCCAAGTTTAATGACCTTTAGCGGCGGGGCGTTTGCAAGCCAAATTCCTCAACAGGCTAGGGCTAGCATAGCTAATGTCGATGCAAAGTTATTGCTGCAACTCAAACAACGCAGTGAGCTGCAGCAGGGCATGCGTTATCAATTTTTAACCGATGGCGACAGAGTTACAATATTGGCCGATGGTAAATCGGCCCATTCATCTACGCCAGAAGTTGGCATAAATGCCGTAACTCATTTGGCTCAGGTATTAGCGGGATTTTCATGGCCTAAAAACCAAGCATCGTTAACCCAATCTTTCATTGCTCAAATGATAGGGCTGGGTATTTACGCTGAGCAGTTTGGTGATATTGGCTATAGCGATGATTTCATGGGCAAGATGACATTGGCGCCGACGGTTGTAAAATCCACAGAGCAAGGCACAGAACTGGTGATGAACCTGAGACGTCCTCTTGGCAAAAGCCCTGAGCTGCTTGAACGTCAAACTCAAGCAGCGCTAAAAGCATGGCAACAAGATCATGGTGTCAGGCTTGAGCATATTGAGACCTACTGGGGCGAACCTAAACTGATGGATAATGCGCCCCATTTACAGACCTTGTTATCCGTCTTTGGTCACTTCTCTGGTGTTAAGAACCCCAAGCCTGTCGCTATCGGCGGCTCAACCAACAGCAAGCTATTTCCCAATGCGCTGAGTTTTGGTCCTGCGATGCCTGGCGTTGAATACACAGGGCATAGTGAACAGGAGTTTATTACGCGGGAGCAGTTTATGCTTAATCTTAAAATGTATACCGCAGCTTTTGTGGAATTGGCGGTAAAACACTAG
- a CDS encoding M3 family metallopeptidase, which translates to MKGTTLKPLVSAMALTFALGACSSNTVSTGETNIAPNVVAQQIIDNNASNPFFKPYDTYMGIPDFDKIKPEHYLPAFKAGIAQHKAEIQAIIDNSEAPTFANTIEAMEFSGELTTKVASVFYNLTSADTNDELQAISKEVSPMLSSAGDDILLNDKLFQRVKTVYNQKETLNLTVAQQKLLEDTYKSFTRGGANLSNADKIKLRALNEKLGKLSLEFGDNLLAETNAFELVIDNEADLAGLPQDVINTAAQTATKRGHDGKWVFTTQRPSITPFLTYADNRDLREMIYKGYIERGNNNNANDNKKILAEMAALRAQRAQLMGYKSHAHFVLEERTAKTPENVYGLLNKVWPAALGQAKAEVAEMQKLIDAEGGDFKLAAWDWWYYSDKIRVAKYSFNEQQTRPYFSLENTLKGVFYTANRLYGITVKERTDLPKYNDEVRTWEVYDKDGSLMAIFMGDYYVRDSKRGGAWANAYRQQFNMNGVESKPIIVNVLNYPRPVGDEPALLTFDEASTLFHEFGHALHGMLSNVKYRSQAGTSVPRDYVEFPSQVMENWMTQPEVLAQFAKHYKTGEVIPQSLVEKIQAASKFNQGFATVEYMAATKLDLDWHTLTDFTPKDAAQFEADSLDKMGLISEIAPRYRSTYFSHIFSGGYSAGYYSYLWSDILGADAFEAFKENGIFDKATADAFRNNVLSQGGSEDPMLLYKQFRGKEAGIEPLLRSRGLLSK; encoded by the coding sequence ATGAAGGGAACAACCCTCAAGCCACTCGTATCAGCTATGGCACTCACCTTTGCGCTGGGCGCATGCAGTTCAAATACCGTCAGCACTGGCGAGACAAACATAGCGCCAAATGTGGTTGCACAGCAGATTATCGATAACAACGCGAGCAACCCATTTTTTAAACCCTATGACACTTACATGGGGATCCCCGATTTCGATAAGATTAAGCCAGAGCATTATCTTCCAGCATTTAAAGCGGGCATAGCTCAGCACAAAGCAGAGATCCAAGCCATTATCGATAATTCAGAAGCCCCCACCTTCGCAAATACTATAGAAGCGATGGAGTTTTCGGGTGAATTGACCACTAAAGTGGCCAGCGTTTTTTATAATTTAACTAGCGCTGATACCAACGATGAATTGCAGGCGATCTCAAAAGAGGTCTCACCCATGCTCTCTTCTGCCGGTGATGACATACTGCTCAATGACAAATTATTTCAAAGAGTCAAAACCGTATATAACCAAAAAGAGACGCTAAATCTAACCGTTGCTCAGCAAAAACTACTCGAAGATACCTATAAATCCTTTACCCGAGGTGGCGCTAACCTCAGTAACGCCGACAAGATTAAGCTGCGTGCACTGAATGAAAAACTGGGCAAACTCAGCCTAGAGTTCGGCGATAACTTGTTAGCAGAGACAAATGCATTTGAGCTAGTCATTGACAATGAAGCGGACCTAGCGGGTCTGCCACAAGACGTGATTAACACCGCCGCACAAACAGCCACAAAACGTGGTCATGACGGCAAATGGGTATTTACCACTCAACGTCCATCTATCACGCCGTTTTTAACCTATGCCGACAACCGAGACTTACGTGAGATGATCTATAAAGGTTATATCGAACGTGGTAACAACAATAACGCCAATGACAACAAAAAAATCTTGGCTGAAATGGCAGCGCTTCGCGCACAAAGAGCACAGCTAATGGGTTACAAATCCCATGCACACTTTGTATTAGAAGAACGCACGGCTAAGACCCCAGAAAACGTATACGGCTTACTCAATAAGGTATGGCCTGCGGCATTAGGTCAAGCAAAGGCTGAAGTCGCAGAGATGCAGAAGCTTATCGACGCTGAAGGTGGCGATTTTAAACTCGCCGCTTGGGACTGGTGGTATTACTCAGATAAAATTCGTGTGGCCAAATACAGCTTTAACGAGCAACAGACACGCCCTTACTTTTCATTAGAGAATACCCTTAAGGGTGTGTTCTATACGGCTAATCGCCTCTATGGCATCACGGTAAAAGAGCGTACCGATCTGCCTAAATACAATGATGAGGTGCGTACATGGGAGGTCTATGATAAAGATGGCTCACTTATGGCCATCTTTATGGGTGACTATTATGTCCGTGACAGTAAGCGCGGTGGCGCATGGGCAAACGCGTACCGCCAGCAATTCAATATGAACGGTGTTGAGTCTAAACCCATTATTGTTAACGTGCTGAACTACCCACGCCCAGTTGGCGATGAGCCTGCGCTGCTCACCTTTGATGAGGCCAGTACCCTATTCCATGAATTTGGTCATGCGCTGCACGGCATGCTATCAAATGTGAAATATCGCTCACAGGCAGGTACATCTGTGCCACGCGACTATGTAGAGTTCCCATCGCAAGTCATGGAAAATTGGATGACTCAACCAGAAGTATTAGCCCAGTTTGCTAAACACTATAAAACTGGTGAGGTGATCCCTCAATCACTCGTTGAAAAAATTCAAGCCGCCAGCAAATTTAACCAAGGCTTTGCTACTGTCGAGTATATGGCCGCGACTAAACTCGACCTTGATTGGCATACCCTGACCGACTTTACGCCAAAAGATGCTGCACAATTTGAAGCCGATTCGTTAGACAAAATGGGCTTGATTAGTGAAATCGCACCGCGTTATCGCAGTACCTACTTCTCACACATCTTCTCAGGTGGATACTCTGCTGGTTACTACAGCTACCTGTGGTCAGATATTTTAGGTGCCGATGCATTTGAAGCCTTTAAAGAGAATGGTATTTTTGACAAAGCAACTGCTGATGCCTTTAGAAACAACGTACTATCTCAAGGTGGCAGTGAAGATCCTATGCTACTTTACAAGCAGTTCCGTGGTAAAGAAGCAGGAATAGAACCACTGCTTCGCAGCCGAGGACTATTGTCGAAATAA
- a CDS encoding methylamine utilization protein translates to MLKQLILPTLFGLMLSAQVHSASIKIDISDSQTRPIADAVVELISAQETLAVPNEIVTEHYEIQQQNRTFNPFVLAIPQGAKVDFPNLDKTRHHVYSFSEAKPFELKLYVGKAEAPVLFDKPGLVAIGCNIHDYMQAFIYVAKSPYVGVSDDSGHLVFNDIPKGSYLVKLWHPWQLSASEPLPLTVFDDPQSLSLQLQIKHQPKPSSPPAGFSQLATEKVNDDAK, encoded by the coding sequence ATGCTAAAACAATTAATTTTACCCACACTTTTCGGATTGATGCTTTCCGCTCAGGTTCATAGTGCGAGTATTAAGATCGACATTTCTGATAGTCAAACCCGCCCCATTGCCGACGCTGTAGTCGAACTGATATCGGCGCAAGAGACGCTAGCAGTGCCAAACGAAATAGTGACTGAACATTATGAGATACAGCAGCAAAATAGAACCTTCAATCCATTTGTTCTGGCTATTCCCCAAGGCGCTAAAGTCGATTTTCCGAACCTGGACAAAACACGCCATCACGTATATTCATTTTCAGAGGCTAAGCCGTTTGAATTAAAGCTATATGTGGGTAAAGCGGAAGCACCTGTATTATTCGATAAGCCTGGGTTAGTTGCCATAGGCTGTAATATTCATGACTATATGCAAGCCTTTATCTATGTGGCTAAAAGCCCTTACGTCGGCGTTAGTGACGACAGTGGACATTTAGTGTTCAATGATATTCCCAAAGGCAGTTACCTGGTCAAACTCTGGCACCCGTGGCAACTAAGCGCTTCAGAACCGCTCCCGCTGACGGTATTTGATGACCCTCAGTCACTTTCTCTACAGTTGCAAATAAAGCACCAACCAAAACCCTCTTCGCCCCCAGCGGGTTTTAGCCAGCTCGCAACCGAAAAAGTCAATGATGATGCAAAATAG
- a CDS encoding putative bifunctional diguanylate cyclase/phosphodiesterase has protein sequence MQNSFRNRLIIVFLFLLTLVQLATAAFVLSATLKDNRQQQKQSLVIGTNVFAEMLLNRSIQLNQSLSVLSADFGFKRAVATKEQDTIESVLSNHGMRIGAAAAILLSPDGKLLSTSLAQLQQRDIDSLFKLTQSANSDFAVLNFDHASYQFVLQPVKAPTLIAWVGMGFLLDASVANQAKRITGIDISFVNQSDDRIEMVSTLPSAQQQSVLKQLQTVENVDSTVKDNLPRDYLSVVQQLDKHGLNQWAILHQSVDKWQQNYLSLRNNMLLIFAITSLLAFAIATWFARGLTRPIYSLVNFARRVGQGENPDKIDGAPAELQVLADTLSIMRGNIEARENALLYQSQHDALTGLYNRFAAKQLLTDKIGMLNGCLVLLDIKHFRHINDIIGFANADKLLLLFSQRLTTFGDNIKLIARLDGDSFLLLFGEPLTEKTLEQLLLKLAVPFTIEGSKISLTVRAGMINLVNQYHNIDTLLRHGEIALNHACLSNLSVAEYQVGTDEKYQRELALVRDLPEALSDRQLHLVYQPKINIQQGICYGAEALIRWQHPTLGFIPPDEFIQLAENSGNISIVSEWVISEAMSQLVKWHADGLDLSVAINLSAHDLIDESLPSRICAQLSANQLPRSALAIEVTEGAVMTDTQAAIDVLTQFRDLGIHVSIDDFGTGHSSLAYLKMLPVDEVKIDRSFIKDIHLNDTDLMIVQTSIQLIKGLNLSVVAEGVESIAGIDILRKLQCDSIQGYVYAKPLKAPDFRQWVQKFNSVTKPAEHE, from the coding sequence ATGCAAAATAGCTTCCGTAACCGACTTATCATCGTTTTTCTGTTTTTGCTGACATTAGTGCAGCTCGCTACCGCCGCCTTCGTCTTAAGCGCGACCCTAAAGGATAATCGACAACAGCAAAAACAGAGTTTAGTGATCGGTACCAACGTATTTGCAGAAATGTTATTAAATCGAAGCATACAGCTCAATCAAAGTTTATCTGTGCTCAGCGCTGATTTTGGCTTTAAGCGAGCCGTTGCAACCAAAGAACAAGATACGATCGAATCAGTATTGAGTAACCATGGCATGCGTATTGGTGCCGCGGCGGCTATTTTACTCTCTCCAGATGGAAAACTCCTTTCAACAAGTCTCGCACAGCTCCAGCAGCGTGACATAGACTCACTGTTTAAGTTGACCCAAAGTGCCAATAGTGACTTTGCTGTTCTCAATTTCGACCATGCTAGCTATCAATTTGTACTGCAACCCGTAAAAGCCCCTACGCTGATCGCATGGGTCGGAATGGGGTTTCTGCTCGATGCATCAGTCGCAAATCAGGCCAAACGGATCACGGGGATCGATATCAGCTTTGTCAATCAATCGGATGACCGCATAGAGATGGTGTCAACCTTGCCGTCCGCACAACAGCAAAGTGTCCTGAAACAACTGCAAACCGTCGAAAATGTCGACAGCACAGTAAAAGACAATTTACCCCGTGATTATCTTTCCGTGGTACAACAACTCGATAAACACGGATTGAATCAGTGGGCGATATTGCATCAATCCGTGGATAAATGGCAGCAAAACTATCTGTCACTCCGAAACAACATGCTGTTGATTTTTGCCATTACATCCCTGCTTGCATTTGCGATCGCCACTTGGTTTGCTCGCGGGTTAACACGGCCAATATATTCGCTAGTCAACTTCGCTCGGCGAGTTGGTCAAGGTGAAAACCCCGACAAAATCGACGGCGCACCCGCCGAGTTGCAAGTGCTAGCAGATACCCTTTCAATCATGCGAGGCAACATTGAAGCCCGTGAAAATGCATTGCTTTACCAATCACAACATGACGCGCTCACAGGACTTTATAACCGCTTCGCGGCAAAACAATTGTTAACGGATAAAATAGGTATGCTTAATGGCTGCTTAGTCCTACTCGATATTAAGCATTTTCGGCATATCAATGACATTATCGGCTTTGCCAATGCCGACAAGTTATTGTTGCTTTTCTCTCAGCGTTTAACGACGTTCGGCGACAATATCAAGCTTATTGCACGCTTAGATGGGGACTCCTTTTTACTGCTTTTCGGTGAGCCATTAACCGAAAAAACGCTCGAACAACTCCTACTAAAACTGGCAGTTCCCTTTACCATTGAAGGTTCGAAAATCAGCCTAACGGTAAGAGCTGGGATGATCAATTTGGTTAATCAATATCATAATATCGACACCTTGTTACGCCATGGTGAAATAGCACTAAACCACGCTTGCTTATCCAATCTCAGCGTTGCTGAATATCAGGTGGGAACCGATGAAAAATATCAGCGTGAACTCGCACTTGTCAGAGATCTACCCGAAGCCTTATCAGATAGACAACTGCATCTGGTTTATCAGCCTAAAATCAATATTCAACAGGGTATTTGTTATGGCGCCGAAGCCTTGATCCGTTGGCAACACCCGACTCTTGGTTTTATTCCACCAGATGAGTTTATTCAACTCGCTGAAAACTCGGGTAACATCTCGATAGTGAGTGAATGGGTAATATCAGAAGCCATGTCTCAACTGGTAAAATGGCACGCTGACGGGCTAGATTTATCCGTTGCAATCAATCTATCGGCACACGATTTAATCGATGAAAGTTTGCCATCGAGGATTTGCGCGCAATTATCGGCGAACCAGCTTCCCCGCTCTGCATTGGCCATTGAAGTGACTGAAGGTGCTGTTATGACTGACACTCAAGCCGCCATTGATGTATTGACGCAATTTAGGGATCTCGGGATCCACGTCTCTATTGATGATTTCGGAACGGGGCACTCATCACTCGCCTACCTAAAAATGTTGCCAGTAGATGAAGTTAAAATCGACCGCAGCTTCATCAAAGATATCCACCTCAATGACACGGATCTGATGATAGTGCAAACAAGTATTCAACTCATTAAAGGGCTAAATCTGTCAGTCGTCGCCGAAGGGGTTGAGTCCATCGCGGGTATTGATATTTTACGAAAGCTCCAATGCGACAGCATACAAGGATATGTGTACGCCAAACCGCTAAAAGCCCCTGATTTCAGGCAATGGGTGCAGAAATTCAACTCAGTGACTAAGCCAGCCGAACATGAATAA
- a CDS encoding DUF3034 family protein, whose translation MWKLKTVSSLILLTLLSGGALANTSKVIATGGASTIEGAAGGGIVPWAVINGYASSGEWSATAMVTSVSVEDFSLRVVGASLSIDNLFEFSIAKQTFDLDSLGGQLGQDIVGVKYKLAGELLYSAVPQLTLGLQYKRVDDFTIPQAVGAQDDSGLDAYLAASKLFFDTIAGRNLLLNATVRATKANQTGLLGFGNTKDDSYQWVFEGSAALLLTDNLAIGYEYRQKPDPLSFATEDDWQDIFLAWFVNKHLSVVTAYTNLGSIAGYENQQGWYISIEGAL comes from the coding sequence ATGTGGAAATTAAAAACTGTCTCCTCGTTAATATTGCTCACCCTATTAAGCGGCGGCGCACTGGCCAATACAAGTAAAGTCATCGCAACTGGGGGCGCGAGTACGATAGAAGGCGCCGCGGGGGGAGGTATCGTTCCTTGGGCGGTGATTAATGGTTATGCGAGTAGTGGTGAATGGTCCGCGACCGCGATGGTGACCTCGGTATCGGTCGAGGATTTCAGTTTACGAGTGGTGGGTGCATCTTTATCGATCGATAATCTATTTGAATTCAGTATTGCCAAACAAACCTTCGATTTAGACAGTTTAGGTGGTCAACTGGGACAAGATATTGTTGGCGTAAAATACAAATTGGCTGGCGAGTTATTATATAGCGCAGTCCCTCAACTAACCCTTGGGCTGCAATACAAACGGGTCGATGATTTTACGATCCCACAAGCTGTAGGCGCCCAAGATGATTCGGGATTAGATGCCTATCTTGCGGCCAGCAAACTTTTTTTCGATACCATCGCAGGAAGAAACCTCTTACTCAACGCTACCGTTAGAGCCACAAAAGCCAACCAAACAGGCCTCTTGGGCTTTGGCAACACTAAAGACGACAGTTATCAGTGGGTATTTGAAGGTTCAGCCGCACTCTTGCTCACCGATAACTTGGCTATTGGTTACGAGTATCGACAAAAGCCAGATCCACTCAGCTTCGCTACCGAAGATGACTGGCAGGATATCTTTCTCGCTTGGTTTGTTAATAAGCACCTTTCGGTTGTCACCGCCTATACGAACCTTGGTAGCATTGCCGGCTATGAAAATCAGCAAGGCTGGTATATTTCGATTGAAGGAGCCTTGTGA
- a CDS encoding group I truncated hemoglobin yields the protein MNLIKSINCHIKQHNFLAIAIFFCLILIQTGCASNHATLYEKLGKTEGITLIADDFLTNIANDKLIRHHFEQTDIAIFRQRFIEHLCVVTGGGCNYQGETMFNSHQGLNITQADFDAIVGHLITAMKQQNMSISTRNALLAKLAPMYNDITYH from the coding sequence ATGAACCTCATTAAGAGTATAAATTGCCATATAAAACAACATAACTTTCTCGCCATCGCCATATTTTTTTGCTTAATCTTGATACAAACAGGTTGCGCTAGCAATCATGCGACCTTGTACGAAAAACTGGGAAAAACAGAAGGGATCACCCTTATTGCCGATGACTTTTTAACCAATATTGCCAACGATAAACTCATTCGTCACCACTTTGAACAAACTGACATCGCGATTTTTAGGCAGCGATTCATTGAGCACCTATGTGTAGTCACAGGCGGGGGCTGTAACTATCAAGGTGAAACCATGTTTAATTCCCACCAAGGACTCAATATCACCCAAGCTGACTTCGATGCTATTGTTGGCCATCTGATCACAGCAATGAAGCAGCAGAATATGTCGATCTCAACAAGAAATGCCCTACTCGCAAAGTTAGCTCCTATGTATAACGACATTACCTACCATTGA